A stretch of the Planctomycetota bacterium genome encodes the following:
- the galE gene encoding UDP-glucose 4-epimerase GalE, producing the protein MAILVTGGAGYIGSHAVQRLLADGHAVVAVDNMARGNAGAVTRLRTLGGDRFEFELADTTDRTLMEKLLREHRISAVLHFAALSLVGESVEKPLDYHRNNSLVAILEAVRSARVPRFIFSSTCAIYGQPPGMPVDEQAPRAPISPYGVSKLHGEQVLGDFAHAARERGSPFACAALRYFNVAGCDRGGVLGEDHTPHMHLIPIVLEVALGKRETISIFGDDYDTPDGTCIRDYIHVEDLVDAHLRVLDALRDGDRRAYNLGIGRGYSVKEVIESCRRVTGHDIPAEVAPRRPGDPPALYANPAQVQEELGWTASVQELDAIVESAWKWMHAHPAGYAS; encoded by the coding sequence ATGGCGATACTGGTTACCGGCGGGGCCGGCTACATCGGCTCGCACGCGGTACAGCGGCTGCTGGCCGACGGCCACGCCGTCGTCGCCGTCGACAACATGGCCCGGGGCAACGCCGGCGCCGTCACCCGCCTGCGGACCCTCGGCGGCGACCGCTTCGAGTTCGAGCTGGCCGACACCACCGACCGCACGCTCATGGAGAAGCTGCTCCGCGAGCACCGCATCTCGGCCGTCCTGCACTTCGCGGCGCTGAGCCTCGTCGGCGAGAGCGTCGAGAAGCCGCTGGACTACCACCGAAACAACAGCCTGGTCGCCATCCTCGAAGCCGTCCGATCCGCCCGCGTGCCGCGATTCATCTTCTCGTCGACCTGCGCCATCTACGGCCAGCCCCCCGGCATGCCCGTCGACGAGCAGGCGCCGCGGGCGCCCATCAGCCCCTACGGCGTCTCGAAGCTGCACGGCGAGCAGGTGCTCGGCGACTTCGCGCACGCCGCCCGCGAGCGGGGCTCGCCCTTCGCCTGCGCCGCGTTGCGGTACTTCAACGTCGCCGGCTGCGACCGCGGGGGCGTCCTGGGCGAGGACCACACGCCCCACATGCACCTGATCCCCATCGTGCTCGAGGTCGCGCTGGGCAAACGCGAGACGATCTCGATCTTCGGCGACGACTACGACACGCCCGACGGCACCTGCATCCGCGACTACATCCACGTCGAGGACCTGGTCGACGCCCACCTCCGCGTGCTCGATGCGCTGCGGGACGGCGACCGCCGCGCGTACAACCTGGGCATCGGCCGGGGCTATTCGGTCAAGGAAGTCATCGAATCGTGCCGGAGGGTGACGGGCCACGACATCCCCGCGGAGGTCGCTCCGCGGCGGCCGGGCGATCCGCCGGCGCTGTACGCCAACCCCGCCCAGGTGCAGGAGGAACTCGGATGGACCGCGAGCGTGCAGGAGCTGGACGCGATCGTCGAGTCGGCCTGGAAGTGGATGCACGCCCATCCCGCGGGGTACGCCTCGTGA
- a CDS encoding DUF368 domain-containing protein: MTSRTSEPAAYQPTPEPDCVPTPPAPMFARVLRLGVGGAMMGLANLVPGISGGTMLVAAGVYRDFVDAVSDATRLRISRGMLLTLAAIAGAAGVAIVLGARPVAFGLEHARWAMYALFIGLTIGGVPALLALVRPLDARVLGFAALGLLAMIGIVITQESGATGGATSGWPFLVLAGAAGAAAMVLPGVSGAYLLLLLGQYESVVSAIKDLASGDRAAAIRTLIPVGIGVALGIALVANALRWLLHRCERPTLAVLLGLLVGAPAGLYPFREAVPPVPGDVIDGEVVTAENQSEFDAEDWPTRAFTPGVGHVAGALALVGVGCGLTIAVGHLGRRRDA; this comes from the coding sequence ATGACCAGCCGGACGAGCGAGCCCGCCGCCTACCAGCCGACCCCGGAACCGGACTGCGTACCGACGCCGCCGGCCCCGATGTTCGCCCGCGTGCTTAGGCTGGGCGTCGGCGGCGCGATGATGGGACTGGCCAACCTCGTGCCGGGCATCAGCGGCGGCACGATGCTCGTCGCCGCCGGCGTCTACCGCGACTTCGTCGATGCCGTCTCGGACGCCACGCGGCTGCGGATCTCCCGCGGCATGCTGCTGACGCTGGCCGCCATCGCCGGGGCGGCGGGCGTCGCCATCGTCCTTGGGGCCCGCCCCGTGGCGTTCGGCCTCGAGCACGCGCGGTGGGCGATGTACGCCCTGTTCATCGGGCTGACCATCGGCGGCGTGCCGGCGCTGCTCGCCCTCGTGCGGCCGCTCGACGCCCGCGTGCTGGGTTTCGCGGCGCTGGGCCTGCTGGCGATGATCGGCATCGTGATCACGCAGGAATCGGGCGCAACCGGGGGCGCGACCTCGGGCTGGCCCTTCCTCGTGCTCGCGGGTGCCGCGGGCGCCGCGGCCATGGTGCTGCCGGGCGTCAGCGGCGCGTACCTGCTGCTGCTGCTGGGCCAGTACGAGAGCGTCGTCAGCGCGATCAAGGACCTGGCCAGCGGCGATCGGGCGGCGGCGATCCGCACGCTCATCCCCGTAGGCATCGGCGTGGCGTTGGGCATCGCGCTGGTCGCTAACGCGCTCCGCTGGCTGCTGCACCGCTGCGAGCGGCCGACGCTCGCGGTGCTGCTCGGGCTGCTGGTTGGCGCACCCGCGGGGCTCTACCCATTCCGCGAGGCCGTGCCGCCCGTGCCCGGCGACGTGATCGACGGCGAGGTCGTGACGGCGGAGAACCAGAGCGAATTCGACGCCGAGGACTGGCCGACGCGGGCGTTCACGCCGGGCGTCGGCCACGTCGCGGGGGCGTTAGCTCTGGTCGGTGTCGGCTGCGGACTGACGATCGCCGTTGGCCACCTCGGCCGCCGCCGCGATGCGTGA
- the lgt gene encoding prolipoprotein diacylglyceryl transferase gives MTLAWLHDLDPVVVRLGGSFAIYWYGISYILGFVLAYLVLRWLRTRGATPLDAPALGDMVVWGGLGGVIGGRVGYVLLYRPDLLADVSSSVPFWGAINITKGGMASHGGFLGAMLGFLLLQRSLAKRARLDDRPELAVPRTHLFDLAAFAAPIGLLCGRLANFVNGELLGRVAAPFGTPAPWWAVKYPQEVTARWDELSDDQRIAAAEAVGMSPLELRVEGGWDRFGQAWRALVAQMRDGDPAARNLLEASLNARHPSQLYQALAEGVVVLAVLAIVWARPRASGVISCWFVITYGVGRVATEFFRLPDAHFQNQTPLGLSRGQWLSVALIAIGVAGLALIKARGRPDAPRFGGWLSKRGAKGSRIAAAAEVANGDRQSAADTDQS, from the coding sequence GTGACGCTCGCCTGGCTGCACGATCTCGACCCGGTGGTGGTCCGCCTCGGCGGCTCGTTCGCGATCTACTGGTACGGCATCTCGTACATCTTGGGCTTCGTCCTGGCCTACCTCGTGCTCCGCTGGCTGCGGACGCGGGGGGCCACGCCGCTGGACGCGCCTGCGCTCGGCGACATGGTGGTGTGGGGCGGGCTGGGCGGGGTCATCGGCGGACGCGTGGGCTACGTGCTGCTCTACCGCCCCGACCTGCTGGCCGACGTCTCGTCGAGCGTGCCCTTCTGGGGCGCCATCAACATCACCAAGGGCGGCATGGCGAGCCACGGCGGCTTCCTCGGGGCCATGCTGGGCTTCCTGCTGCTCCAGCGCAGCCTGGCGAAGCGGGCGAGGCTCGACGATCGGCCCGAGCTGGCCGTCCCGCGGACGCACCTGTTCGATCTCGCCGCCTTCGCCGCACCGATCGGGCTGCTGTGCGGGCGGCTGGCCAACTTCGTCAACGGCGAGCTGCTGGGCCGCGTGGCCGCGCCCTTCGGCACGCCCGCGCCGTGGTGGGCGGTGAAGTACCCCCAGGAGGTCACCGCCCGCTGGGACGAACTCTCCGACGACCAGCGGATCGCCGCCGCCGAGGCGGTGGGCATGAGCCCGCTCGAGCTCCGCGTCGAGGGCGGCTGGGACCGCTTCGGGCAGGCCTGGCGGGCGCTGGTGGCGCAGATGCGGGACGGCGATCCGGCCGCCCGCAACCTGCTGGAGGCCTCGCTCAACGCGCGGCATCCCTCGCAGCTCTACCAGGCGCTGGCCGAGGGCGTCGTCGTGCTCGCCGTGCTCGCGATCGTGTGGGCCAGGCCCCGCGCAAGCGGCGTGATCTCGTGCTGGTTCGTCATCACCTACGGCGTGGGTCGCGTCGCCACCGAGTTCTTCCGGCTGCCCGATGCCCACTTCCAGAACCAGACGCCGCTGGGCCTCAGCCGCGGCCAGTGGCTGAGCGTCGCGCTGATCGCCATCGGCGTCGCGGGGCTTGCGTTGATCAAGGCCCGCGGCCGGCCCGACGCGCCCCGCTTCGGCGGCTGGCTGTCGAAGCGCGGTGCGAAGGGCTCACGCATCGCGGCGGCGGCCGAGGTGGCCAACGGCGATCGTCAGTCCGCAGCCGACACCGACCAGAGCTAA
- a CDS encoding TatD family hydrolase has product MIDTHCHLTFPEFEGRVADELAEARRHGVRGAITISTTPANALECLTLARAHGNVWCSAGIHPLYAGEGPFDMAALGRAIADERCVAWGELGLDEHYDRPPLAQQLEVLDAQLGLIAAARGRGIDKPVVVHCREAFDRLLPILRSSGIPGDRFVFHCFTAGPDEARGVLDFGAMISYTGVATYKNARPTLEAAVLTPADRIMVETDAPYLSPQPVRGQRPCRPWMVSLTAAILAEARGETLGAFEEHTDANARRFFGIEF; this is encoded by the coding sequence GTGATCGACACGCACTGCCACCTGACATTCCCGGAGTTCGAGGGCCGCGTCGCCGACGAGCTGGCCGAAGCGCGGCGGCACGGCGTGCGGGGCGCGATCACGATCTCGACGACGCCGGCCAACGCGCTCGAGTGCCTCACGCTCGCAAGGGCGCACGGCAACGTCTGGTGCAGCGCGGGCATCCACCCGCTGTACGCGGGCGAGGGCCCATTCGACATGGCGGCGCTCGGCAGGGCCATCGCGGACGAGCGGTGCGTCGCCTGGGGCGAGCTGGGGCTCGACGAGCACTACGACCGTCCGCCCCTCGCCCAGCAGCTGGAGGTGCTCGACGCGCAGCTCGGGTTGATCGCGGCCGCCCGCGGACGGGGCATCGACAAGCCCGTGGTCGTGCACTGCCGCGAGGCCTTCGATCGCCTGCTGCCCATCCTGCGGAGCAGCGGCATACCGGGCGACCGCTTCGTGTTCCACTGCTTCACGGCCGGCCCGGACGAGGCCCGCGGCGTGCTCGACTTCGGCGCCATGATCTCGTACACCGGCGTGGCGACGTACAAGAACGCCCGGCCGACGCTGGAGGCGGCGGTGCTCACGCCGGCGGACCGCATCATGGTCGAGACCGACGCGCCCTATCTCAGCCCGCAGCCCGTGCGGGGGCAGCGGCCGTGCCGCCCGTGGATGGTGTCGCTGACGGCGGCGATACTGGCCGAAGCGCGGGGCGAGACGCTCGGGGCGTTCGAAGAGCACACCGACGCCAACGCGAGGCGGTTCTTCGGGATCGAGTTCTGA
- a CDS encoding transglutaminase-like domain-containing protein: protein MIARPLARWFVSMLLAVLLFAHVAWGDTLWYVVRLDGTPAGWMSIETTTAGERTTTRTEMRVAVRRGASVLETAFETEVVEHADGRVLSMARTLREDVATQRTRWRFEDGGVRVEASVGGLPTRSVEPTPEGRHVGPAGDRARFAEQVARGVAQFDAAVLDPLAGLRPVAVRRTIIGGDTLATPEGTVRVTRVETLRGEDDRAVTEWLDAEGHLVRAELAIGAVVQIIERAAEGDARRAIDDPPDLVDRTRAPADTRLRSHERLRRASYVLRVRRGAPATPVDGWPQAIEHAGPGAVRVRIDLDNAGAPAAVPVADRDRFLAATDLLERDDPLVRQLADRALRGVPADADERRKAEAMRGFVHRYIDAKSLDVAQASAARVARDREGDCTEHAVLLAAMLRAAGVPSRLVAGLSYEDAAAPSFIYHVWTQALVQDADGERWIDLDATQRRRARHAAQIALATSDAADARELWRELGATLGRLSVEVESTR from the coding sequence GTGATCGCCCGGCCGCTTGCACGCTGGTTCGTCTCGATGCTGCTCGCGGTATTGCTCTTCGCCCATGTGGCGTGGGGAGACACGCTGTGGTACGTGGTGCGCCTGGACGGCACGCCCGCGGGCTGGATGTCGATCGAGACCACGACCGCCGGCGAGCGGACGACGACGCGGACCGAGATGCGGGTCGCCGTCCGCCGCGGGGCGTCGGTGCTCGAGACCGCCTTCGAGACCGAGGTCGTCGAGCACGCCGACGGCCGCGTGCTATCGATGGCCCGCACGCTCCGCGAGGATGTGGCTACGCAGCGGACGAGGTGGCGCTTCGAGGACGGCGGCGTGCGGGTCGAGGCGTCCGTCGGCGGCCTGCCGACGCGGAGCGTGGAGCCCACGCCCGAGGGCCGCCACGTGGGCCCCGCCGGCGATCGGGCACGATTCGCCGAGCAGGTGGCCCGGGGCGTGGCGCAATTCGACGCCGCGGTGCTCGATCCGCTGGCCGGCCTCCGTCCCGTCGCGGTCCGTCGCACGATCATCGGCGGCGACACGCTGGCGACGCCCGAGGGCACGGTCCGCGTCACCCGCGTCGAGACGCTGCGGGGCGAGGACGACCGGGCCGTCACCGAGTGGCTCGACGCCGAGGGCCACCTCGTGCGGGCCGAGCTGGCGATCGGCGCCGTCGTACAGATCATCGAACGCGCCGCCGAGGGCGACGCGCGGCGCGCCATCGACGATCCGCCCGACCTGGTCGATCGCACGCGGGCCCCGGCCGACACACGGCTGCGGTCGCACGAGCGGCTGCGGCGGGCGAGCTACGTGCTGCGGGTGCGGCGCGGTGCGCCGGCGACGCCCGTGGACGGCTGGCCCCAGGCCATCGAGCACGCGGGTCCCGGAGCCGTGCGGGTCCGCATCGATCTCGATAACGCCGGTGCGCCCGCGGCCGTGCCCGTCGCCGACCGCGATCGATTCCTGGCGGCGACGGACCTGCTCGAGCGGGACGACCCGCTCGTGCGGCAGCTGGCCGACCGCGCGCTCCGTGGCGTGCCCGCTGATGCCGACGAGCGCCGCAAGGCCGAGGCGATGCGGGGCTTCGTGCACCGCTACATCGACGCCAAATCGCTCGACGTCGCGCAGGCCAGCGCCGCCCGCGTGGCGCGGGACCGCGAGGGCGACTGCACCGAGCACGCCGTGCTGCTGGCGGCCATGCTGCGGGCGGCGGGCGTGCCCTCCAGGCTCGTCGCCGGGCTGAGCTACGAGGACGCCGCCGCGCCGTCCTTCATCTACCACGTGTGGACGCAGGCGCTGGTGCAGGACGCCGACGGCGAGCGTTGGATCGACCTAGACGCCACGCAGCGCCGCCGCGCACGGCACGCGGCGCAGATCGCCCTGGCGACCTCGGACGCCGCCGACGCCCGAGAGCTGTGGCGCGAGCTGGGTGCCACCCTCGGCAGGCTGTCGGTCGAGGTGGAGTCCACGCGGTGA
- a CDS encoding NAD(P)H-hydrate dehydratase, with the protein MTSPAPDPPPTLPVRPSDGHKGTFGTVAVVGGCALPGSRMLGAPALAARAAARVGAGLVRLACPAPVLDAALALADHATGRAIPVDAEGGLVPHESAAIIDDLAANATVLVVGPGLGRGAGSAAAVLRAVQQREAIAVIDADALNELAATPQLALDFHAPAVLTPHPGEYARLAAALGLPQVPRTDGERREAAAELARRLGCIVVLKGARTVVSDGYRHWADDTADAALAAGGTGDVLAGAIAGLAAQFARPPVHERARARLGDRAPRDAALSLYDVARGGVRAHALAAAGWRAAHDADAGLLPAELADALPAAIASMRAPG; encoded by the coding sequence GTGACGAGCCCAGCGCCGGACCCGCCACCGACGCTGCCCGTGCGGCCGAGCGACGGGCACAAGGGCACCTTCGGCACCGTGGCGGTCGTCGGCGGGTGCGCGCTGCCGGGCAGCCGGATGCTCGGCGCGCCGGCCCTCGCCGCTCGCGCGGCGGCCCGCGTCGGCGCGGGACTCGTGCGTCTGGCGTGCCCGGCGCCGGTGCTCGATGCTGCGCTGGCCCTGGCCGACCACGCCACCGGGCGGGCGATCCCGGTCGACGCCGAGGGCGGCCTCGTACCCCACGAGTCGGCCGCGATCATCGACGATCTTGCGGCCAACGCCACGGTGCTCGTGGTCGGCCCGGGCCTCGGCCGCGGCGCGGGGTCGGCCGCCGCGGTGCTGCGGGCGGTGCAGCAGCGCGAGGCAATCGCCGTGATAGACGCGGACGCACTCAACGAGCTGGCCGCCACGCCGCAGCTCGCGCTGGACTTCCACGCCCCCGCGGTGCTCACGCCCCACCCCGGCGAGTACGCGCGGCTCGCTGCGGCGCTCGGCCTGCCCCAGGTCCCGCGGACCGACGGCGAGCGGCGGGAGGCCGCGGCGGAGCTTGCGCGCCGGCTGGGCTGCATCGTGGTCCTCAAGGGCGCCCGCACCGTGGTCAGCGACGGCTACCGGCACTGGGCGGACGACACGGCCGACGCCGCGCTCGCCGCGGGGGGCACGGGCGACGTGCTCGCCGGCGCCATCGCGGGATTGGCCGCCCAGTTCGCGAGGCCGCCGGTGCACGAGCGGGCCCGTGCGCGGCTGGGGGATCGCGCGCCCCGCGACGCGGCGCTCTCGCTCTATGACGTGGCCCGCGGCGGCGTGCGGGCGCACGCGCTGGCCGCCGCGGGATGGCGGGCCGCGCACGACGCCGACGCGGGCCTGCTGCCGGCCGAGCTGGCCGACGCGCTGCCGGCCGCGATCGCGTCCATGCGTGCGCCGGGTTAA
- a CDS encoding prepilin-type N-terminal cleavage/methylation domain-containing protein encodes MIGRARRGRRGFSLIEMMVALSISAALLTASLTALDTAFKSYQETSETASTHVVTRIVVHRILTMVRTGEEFAPYPLDVLDAAQNPLFSNSIEFVSAEDEATNFRQVTRIAAEADPEATDGTQRLMLNVDEFTDGVLTSSETRPLLRGIRDATFTLEYDPGPRLRRATVDITVEPNDLGDTGMTAQWDAPTLRLVASTSPRRLDDED; translated from the coding sequence ATGATCGGGCGTGCACGCCGAGGTCGCCGGGGCTTTAGCCTCATCGAGATGATGGTCGCGCTGTCGATCAGCGCGGCGCTCCTGACGGCATCGCTCACCGCCCTGGATACGGCCTTCAAGAGCTACCAGGAGACGAGCGAGACCGCGTCGACGCACGTGGTGACCCGCATCGTGGTGCACCGCATCCTCACGATGGTGCGCACGGGCGAGGAGTTTGCGCCCTACCCCCTCGACGTGCTGGATGCGGCGCAGAACCCGCTGTTCAGCAACAGCATCGAGTTCGTGTCGGCCGAAGACGAGGCGACGAACTTCCGCCAGGTCACGCGGATCGCCGCCGAAGCCGACCCCGAGGCGACCGACGGCACCCAGCGGCTCATGCTGAACGTCGACGAGTTCACCGACGGCGTGCTGACGTCCAGCGAGACGAGGCCGCTGCTGCGGGGCATCCGCGACGCAACCTTCACGCTCGAGTACGACCCCGGGCCCCGGCTGCGGCGGGCGACGGTCGACATCACCGTCGAACCCAACGACCTGGGCGATACCGGCATGACCGCGCAGTGGGACGCGCCCACGCTGCGGCTGGTCGCGAGCACCTCGCCGCGGCGGCTAGACGACGAGGACTAG
- a CDS encoding prepilin-type N-terminal cleavage/methylation domain-containing protein has protein sequence MRATRRNRRGFTLIETALATVIIGVGVVAIVEAYQAFIRSNHWSSHAATATFLGNEIRELSQPLPRHDPVTGLAGPDDWGPEDGEVLVTDFDDLDDFDGLSFAFDGTPGFIDDGDLPGPVDAFGVLIPEIFADGTVMLDDDGDPVPMAGWTQTVRVVKVHPTDPTWELAPDYEEAPGGGSRGIAMDEFPLKVEVTVSYAGPFASGPTEITRVVWVVP, from the coding sequence GTGCGAGCAACGCGACGCAACCGACGCGGCTTCACGCTCATCGAGACGGCGCTGGCCACGGTCATCATCGGCGTGGGCGTGGTCGCGATCGTGGAGGCCTACCAGGCCTTCATCCGCAGCAACCACTGGTCGAGCCACGCGGCCACCGCCACGTTCCTGGGCAACGAGATCCGAGAGCTCAGCCAGCCGCTGCCCCGGCACGATCCGGTGACCGGGCTGGCGGGCCCCGACGACTGGGGCCCCGAGGACGGCGAGGTGCTCGTCACCGACTTCGATGACCTGGACGACTTCGACGGGCTGAGCTTCGCCTTCGACGGCACGCCGGGCTTCATCGACGACGGCGACCTGCCGGGCCCGGTCGACGCCTTCGGCGTGTTGATCCCCGAGATCTTCGCCGACGGCACCGTGATGCTCGACGACGACGGCGACCCCGTGCCCATGGCGGGCTGGACGCAGACCGTCCGCGTCGTGAAGGTGCACCCCACCGATCCGACGTGGGAGCTAGCGCCCGACTACGAGGAGGCGCCCGGTGGCGGCTCGCGGGGCATCGCGATGGACGAGTTCCCGCTCAAGGTAGAGGTCACCGTGAGCTACGCCGGCCCGTTTGCGAGCGGGCCGACGGAGATCACGCGGGTGGTGTGGGTGGTGCCGTAG
- a CDS encoding type II secretion system F family protein: protein MPNYRYQVKSSAGQIQVGVLSADSVQTAATVLRNQGLHILSVNPVGGGIQRAQVLEKLADLNSGKPNQKHVLEFTTQLAVMIRAGINLRSSLEGIADQTQHRGFRKVIQQLKTDVESGKSFSEALARHPKLFGPLYINMVRASEMAGSFSQMLDRIAGYIAQQIETRKMVVGAAIYPGIIGTMAVGVTVFLLTFVLPKFKAVFEGKEDALPASTKFLMNLSAFMQEQWPFIIAGLFGVGIALFLGLKTEPGGLLADRLKLTLPVLKNMFRSLYISRSLHTKGQLINAGVPMLDTLAITGDISGNRLYKAMWRNVYVAVKQGKKISLPLSKTTLLPRAVVQMISAGEESGKLGEVLDEVSVYYAKQLKDQIKAVTSLIEPIMIIVMGGIVGFIAMAIILPIFRMSQIVG from the coding sequence ATGCCGAACTACCGCTACCAGGTCAAGAGCAGCGCGGGGCAGATCCAGGTGGGGGTGCTGTCGGCCGACAGCGTGCAGACCGCCGCCACGGTGCTCCGCAACCAGGGGCTGCACATCCTATCGGTCAACCCGGTGGGCGGTGGCATCCAGCGGGCCCAGGTGCTCGAGAAGCTGGCCGACCTCAACTCGGGCAAGCCCAACCAGAAGCACGTGCTGGAGTTCACCACGCAGCTGGCGGTGATGATCCGGGCGGGCATCAACCTCCGCAGCAGCCTGGAGGGCATCGCCGACCAGACGCAGCACCGCGGCTTCCGCAAGGTCATCCAGCAGCTCAAGACCGACGTGGAGAGCGGCAAGAGCTTCTCGGAGGCGCTCGCGCGGCATCCCAAGCTGTTCGGCCCGCTGTACATCAACATGGTGCGGGCGTCGGAGATGGCCGGCTCGTTCAGCCAGATGCTCGATCGCATCGCGGGCTACATCGCCCAGCAGATCGAGACCCGCAAGATGGTCGTGGGGGCGGCGATCTACCCGGGCATCATCGGGACCATGGCCGTCGGCGTGACGGTCTTCCTGCTGACCTTCGTGCTGCCCAAGTTCAAGGCGGTGTTCGAGGGCAAGGAAGACGCCCTGCCGGCGTCCACCAAGTTCCTGATGAACCTCAGCGCGTTCATGCAGGAGCAGTGGCCCTTCATCATCGCCGGGCTCTTCGGCGTGGGCATCGCGCTGTTCCTAGGGCTGAAGACCGAGCCGGGCGGCCTGCTGGCGGATCGGCTGAAGCTGACGCTGCCGGTGCTCAAGAACATGTTCCGCTCGCTGTACATCAGCCGGAGCCTGCACACCAAGGGGCAGCTGATCAACGCGGGCGTGCCGATGCTCGACACGCTGGCGATCACGGGCGACATCTCGGGCAACCGGCTGTACAAGGCGATGTGGCGGAACGTGTACGTGGCCGTCAAGCAGGGCAAGAAGATCAGCCTGCCGCTGAGCAAGACGACGCTGCTGCCGCGAGCGGTGGTGCAGATGATCAGCGCGGGCGAGGAATCCGGCAAGCTGGGCGAGGTGCTCGACGAGGTGTCGGTGTACTACGCCAAGCAGCTGAAGGACCAGATCAAGGCCGTGACCAGCCTGATCGAACCGATCATGATCATCGTCATGGGCGGCATCGTCGGCTTCATCGCCATGGCCATCATCCTGCCCATCTTCCGGATGAGCCAGATCGTGGGCTAA
- a CDS encoding PilT/PilU family type 4a pilus ATPase, whose translation MRVDLHEILKTANTANASDIHLVAGQPPVMRVNQVMTPMDFPVISPDTGRAILEEMAPPESIGIFDRQKDADFSYEIENLARYRVNAHLQRGQVGLCLRAIKTKVPPLTALNLPEVIARLTYLPRGLVLVTGDTGSGKSTTLAAMIQAMNERYRKHIITLEDPVEYTFQSDHCLIEQRELGQDMPTFSSGLKHALRQDPDIILVGEMRDLETTALAISAAETGHLVLSTLHTVNASQTVERIIDMYPAGQQNQIRSMLANTLQAVVSQTLFSRIDEPGMVPAVETLLCTPAVRNLIRENRTFEIPNVIDTNRSIGMSSLDASIAELYFNGMISKEDAVAQAAYPDKLERQLVA comes from the coding sequence ATGCGCGTGGACCTGCACGAGATTCTCAAGACCGCCAATACGGCGAACGCGTCGGACATCCACCTCGTCGCGGGCCAGCCGCCCGTGATGCGCGTCAACCAGGTGATGACGCCGATGGACTTCCCGGTGATCTCCCCCGACACCGGGCGGGCGATCCTCGAGGAGATGGCGCCGCCCGAGTCCATCGGGATCTTCGATCGCCAGAAGGACGCCGACTTCTCGTACGAGATCGAGAACCTGGCTCGCTACCGCGTGAATGCGCACCTGCAGCGCGGCCAGGTCGGCCTGTGCCTGCGTGCCATCAAGACCAAGGTGCCGCCGCTGACGGCGCTCAACCTGCCCGAGGTCATCGCGCGGCTGACCTACCTGCCCCGCGGCCTGGTGCTCGTGACCGGCGACACCGGCTCGGGCAAGTCGACCACGCTGGCGGCGATGATCCAGGCGATGAACGAGCGGTACCGCAAGCACATCATCACGCTCGAGGATCCGGTGGAGTACACCTTCCAGAGCGACCATTGCCTCATCGAGCAGCGGGAGCTGGGCCAGGACATGCCCACGTTCTCCAGCGGCCTGAAGCACGCCCTGCGGCAGGATCCGGACATCATCCTGGTCGGCGAGATGCGCGACCTGGAGACCACGGCGCTCGCCATTAGCGCGGCCGAGACCGGCCACCTCGTGCTCAGCACGCTGCACACCGTGAATGCGAGCCAGACGGTCGAGCGCATCATCGACATGTACCCGGCCGGGCAGCAGAACCAGATCCGCTCGATGCTGGCCAACACGCTGCAGGCGGTGGTGAGCCAGACGTTGTTCAGCCGCATCGACGAGCCGGGCATGGTGCCGGCGGTCGAGACGCTGCTGTGCACGCCGGCGGTGCGCAACCTGATCCGCGAGAACCGGACCTTCGAGATCCCCAACGTGATCGACACCAACCGCTCGATCGGCATGTCGAGCCTCGATGCGTCGATCGCGGAGCTGTACTTCAACGGCATGATCTCGAAGGAGGACGCGGTGGCGCAGGCGGCATATCCGGACAAGCTGGAGCGTCAGCTGGTCGCGTAA
- the rnhA gene encoding ribonuclease HI: protein MATDARTTVELYTDGACSGNPGPGGWAYILKHPASGTEKTESGGEAATTNNRMELTAAIRGLEALGRPSIVELFSDSQYVINGLEKWMVGWKKRGWTTADKKPVKNQDLWVRLDELMAVHELRFHWVRGHSDHPENERADRMAVAARDEAGA from the coding sequence GTGGCCACCGATGCGCGCACGACCGTGGAGCTGTACACCGATGGCGCCTGCTCGGGCAATCCGGGGCCGGGCGGCTGGGCCTACATCCTCAAGCACCCCGCCAGCGGGACGGAGAAGACCGAGAGCGGCGGCGAGGCGGCCACCACCAACAACCGCATGGAGCTGACGGCGGCCATCCGCGGTCTCGAGGCCCTGGGCCGGCCGTCGATCGTCGAGCTGTTCTCGGACTCGCAGTACGTCATCAACGGCCTGGAAAAGTGGATGGTCGGCTGGAAGAAGCGGGGCTGGACGACGGCCGACAAGAAGCCGGTCAAGAACCAGGACCTGTGGGTCCGCCTCGACGAGCTGATGGCGGTGCACGAGCTGCGCTTCCACTGGGTCCGCGGGCACAGCGATCACCCCGAGAACGAACGGGCCGACCGGATGGCGGTCGCGGCGCGCGACGAGGCCGGGGCCTAG